A single Eubalaena glacialis isolate mEubGla1 chromosome 18, mEubGla1.1.hap2.+ XY, whole genome shotgun sequence DNA region contains:
- the ZNF473 gene encoding zinc finger protein 473, whose protein sequence is MTKEFATLKDVAMDFTLEDWEQLGLDQGDLFWDTALDNYQDLFLLNPPRPNLTSHPDDGEELAALARGSPESTGPDTAEGKTSPLPQDFLEEGLSQEITEMFSKDGLWNSHLEEACIGQSWLDSLLGDPESLLKSNIVTSKESPTECKSHELESYKLKTGLGPKSLLFPGVGSVTLDLPERSLTPAKSQESGNDFGCYSDQSQQDNIQGGEKPYKCSQCEKSFSQSYRLIQHWILHTREDPTVLQEYEKDVNQSSCLFVQSVTHTGSKSYVGNKCGKTSSQNTHLLWHQNIHSEEKPCKSQDSDGPAGHDSQPVECHKTPPGGKSYKCNECGESFSQTFHLTRHQKTHTRKRYECARCKAIFNFNKYLLQHQKIHAAKMTAVCQECGKAFRRSSLLVKHQSVHTGEKPYKCDECGKPFSHIVTLKTHQRVHRGEKPYECNKCGKTFYRNTHLNEHQRVHTGYRPHKCHKCIKSFTRPSHLNRHLSIHATEKPYSCAECKETFSHNEHLVQHQKIHAVETPYECQECGERFICHSTLTCHQSIHTREKQGLNESRKILNENPEQREPPRVSEKRFKCNKCEKTFSCSKYLTQHERIHSRVKPFECNQCGKAFGQSSQLIRHQRTHSGVRPYECGDCGKAFVHSASLAKHQSTHKSEHPFQCNKCGMTFSQGACLSEHQLIQTAEKPFKPNKCDEVFAYSNHLVQHQGTQAGKKPFEQNECGKTSQQSSCLSKHQRIHTGEKPYECGDCGKTFNQGAQLIRHQRVHTGEKPYVCQECGKAFSQSSCFSKHQRVHTGEKPYKCGDCGKTFSLGAPLIRHRRIHTGEKPYVCQECGKAFSQSSCLSKHQRVHSGEKPYVCAECGKAFAQKANLMQHQRTHTGEKPYACDVCGKAFGLRAHLSQHQRIHTKEKPHQCPHCQKALCCCSGLSRHQ, encoded by the coding sequence ACACTGCTGAGGGCAAGACCTCTCCTCTGCCACAGGACTTCTTGGAAGAAGGACTCTCCCAGGAGATTACCGAGATGTTTTCCAAGGATGGCCTCTGGAACTCCCATCTGGAAGAAGCCTGCATAGGCCAGAGCTGGTTAGATAGTTTGCTAGGAGATCCGGAAAGTCTTCTGAAGTCCAATATTGTTACCAGCAAGGAAAGTCCCACAGAATGCAAGAGCCATGAACTCGAGAGCTACAAACTCAAGACAGGCCTTGGTCCCAAGTCCCTCCTTTTCCCAGGAGTGGGTTCTGTGACTCTTGATCTTCCTGAAAGGAGCCTGACACCAGCTAAGTCTCAGGAAAGTGGGAATGACTTTGGGTGCTACTCAGACCAGAGCCAGCAGGATAAcatccagggaggggagaagccATATAAATGTAGTCAGTGTGAGAAGAGCTTCAGCCAGAGCTACCGTCTGATCCAGCACTGGATTCTTCACACTAGGGAGGACCCCACTGTGCTTCAAGAGTATGAGAAAGATGTCAACCAGAGTTCTTGCCTTTTTGTGCAGTCAGTGACTCACACAGGCTCCAAGTCCTATGTGGGTAACAAGTGCGGGAAGACTTCTAGTCAGAATACACACCTCCTGTGGCATCAGAACATTCACAGTGAAGAAAAACCATGTAAGAGTCAAGACAGTGATGGTCCAGCAGGTCACGACTCACAGCCTGTTGAGTGTCACAAAACCCCCCCAGGTGGTAAATCCtacaaatgtaatgaatgtggcgAGAGTTTCAGCCAAACCTTTCATCTCACCAGGCATCAGAAAACCCACACTCGGAAACGCTACGAATGTGCCAGATGCAAGGCGATCTTCAACTTTAACAAATACCTCCTCCAACATCAGAAAATTCATGCTGCAAAAATGACCGCTGTGTGTCAGGAGTGCGGGAAGGCCTTCAGGCGAAGCTCCTTGCTTGTCAAACACCAGTCtgttcacactggagaaaaacctTATAAGTGCGATGAGTGTGGGAAACCCTTCAGCCATATCGTGACCCTAAAGACCCATCAGAGGGTTCACAGGGGCGAGAAGCCTTACGAATGCAACAAATGTGGGAAAACCTTTTACCGGAACACTCACCTTAATGAACACCAGAGGGTTCACACGGGCTACAGGCCCCACAAGTGCCACAAATGCATCAAGAGTTTCACCCGGCCCTCCCACCTAAATCGACACCTGTCCATTCACGCCACAGAAAAGCCCTACAGCTGTGCCGAATGCAAGGAGACCTTCAGCCACAACGAACACCTTGTTCAGCACCAGAAAATCCATGCTGTGGAAACCCCCTACGAATGTCAGGAGTGTGGTGAGCGCTTTATTTGCCACTCGACCCTAACTTGCCACCAGAGCATTCACACCAGAGAAAAACAAGGACTCAACGAGAGCAGGAAGATCTTGAATGAGAACCCAGAGCAGAGAGAGCCTCCAAGGGTCAGCGAGAAGCGCTTTAAGTGTAACAAATGTGAGAAAACCTTCAGCTGCAGCAAATACCTGACTCAGCACGAGCGGATTCACTCCAGGGTGAAGCCCTTTGAGTGCAACCAGTGTGGGAAGGCCTTTGGCCAAAGTTCACAGCTCATCCGCCACCAGAGGACCCACTCTGGAGTGAGGCCATATGAATGTGGGGACTGCGGGAAGGCCTTCGTTCATAGTGCCTCCCTTGCCAAACATCAGTCCACCCATAAGAGTGAGCACCCCTTTCAATGTAACAAATGTGGAATGACCTTCAGCCAAGGTGCATGTCTCTCAGAACATCAGTTAATCCAAACTGCAGAGAAGCCCTTTAAACCTAACAAGTGTGACGAAGTCTTTGCCTACAGTAACCACCTTGTTCAGCATCAGGGAACTCAGGCAGGAAAGAAGCCCTTTGAGCAAAATGAATGTGGGAAAACATCGCAGCAGAGCTCGTGCCTTTCCaagcatcagagaattcacacaggCGAGAAGCCCTATGAATGTGGTGACTGTGGGAAAACCTTCAACCAGGGCGCTCAACTCATCCGACACCAGAGAGTTCACACCGGAGAAAAGCCTTACGTTTGtcaggaatgtgggaaagccttcagccaGAGCTCGTGCTTTTCTAAGCATCAGAGAGTTCACACAGGTGAGAAACCCTACAAATGTGGCGACTGTGGGAAAACCTTCAGCCTGGGTGCTCCACTCATCCGACACCGGAGGATTCATACTGGAGAAAAGCCTTATGTTTGtcaggaatgtgggaaagccttcagccaGAGCTCGTGCCTTTCTAAGCATCAGAGAGTTCACAGTGGGGAGAAGCCTTATGTGTGTGccgaatgtgggaaagccttcgcCCAGAAAGCAAATCTGATGCAGCATCAGAGAACTCACACTGGGGAGAAGCCTTATGCTTGTGATGTGTGTGGGAAAGCCTTTGGCCTTAGAGCCCATCTCAGTcagcatcagagaattcacaccaAGGAGAAACCACATCAGTGTCCACATTGTCAGAAAGCCTTGTGCTGCTGCTCAGGTCTCAGCCGACATCAGTGA